Proteins from a genomic interval of Diospyros lotus cultivar Yz01 chromosome 6, ASM1463336v1, whole genome shotgun sequence:
- the LOC127803830 gene encoding AT-hook motif nuclear-localized protein 10-like isoform X2: MSTLEPYGVVQNNNNSEPQSSQPSAGLMATMRLAFSADGTAMYKPVMPQTPPHSTSATPPPPFQAGGDASAVAVAPLCINATGGEQTKRKRGRPRKYGLDGTMAPFLTSPPPRQTEVAFQSSGALPAVTSPPSGKKPRGRPPGSGRKQNVAAMGSTGFGFTPRVITVNTGEDVSSKIMSFSQNGSGAICILSANGAISNVTLRQAATSGGTVTYEGRFEILTLSGSYMLLESGGQRSRTGGLSVLLAGPDGRVLGGGVAGLLTAAAPVQVVPGGFNASAH; this comes from the exons ATGTCGACGCTAGAGCCATATGGAGTTGTTCAGAACAATAACAATTCAGAGCCTCAATCTTCTCAACCTTCCGCCGGCTTGATGGCCACTATGCGCTTGGCTTTCAGCGCCGACGGCACGGCGATGTACAAGCCCGTGATGCCGCAAACGCCGCCGCATTCTACTTCGGCGACGCCTCCCCCGCCCTTCCAAGCCGGCGGAGACGCGTCTGCTGTGGCGGTGGCTCCGTTGTGCATTAACGCCACCGGTGGAGAACAGACCAAGAGGAAACGTGGGAGGCCTAGAAAGTACGGTCTTGATGGCACCATGGCTCCCTTCTTGACATCTCCGCCCCCGCGGCAGACGGAGGTTGCTTTTCAGTCAAGCGGGGCGTTGCCGGCTGTCACTTCGCCGCCTTCGGGGAAGAAGCCAAGAGGCAGGCCGCCTGGATCCGGCCGGAAGCAGAATGTTGCTGCCATGG GGTCGACAGGGTTTGGATTTACTCCACGTGTGATCACAGTAAACACCGGAGAG GATGTATCTTccaaaataatgtcattttctCAAAATGGCTCAGGAGCTATCTGCATTCTGTCAGCAAATGGTGCCATATCTAATGTGACACTTCGCCAAGCGGCAACATCTGGTGGAACTGTAACATATGAG GGACGGTTTGAGATCCTTACACTTTCTGGTTCATATATGCTCTTGGAGAGTGGTGGACAGCGCAGCAGAACTGGTGGTCTAAGTGTGCTGTTAGCTGGGCCAGATGGTCGAGTTTTAGGTGGTGGTGTAGCGGGCCTTCTAACTGCAGCTGCTCCAGTGCAG